From the Nodularia sp. NIES-3585 genome, one window contains:
- a CDS encoding transferase hexapeptide repeat containing protein, with product MTPGLQIPIEGEAMLDEVTVERRLNTLEQAVFDLQHKLESKPISENWLEKLIGSVSDEEAFVEALEYGRAFRQSDKPVNEDDD from the coding sequence ATGACACCTGGATTGCAAATACCCATTGAAGGAGAAGCCATGTTAGACGAAGTAACTGTTGAACGACGTTTAAATACCCTTGAACAAGCGGTTTTTGACCTTCAGCATAAACTTGAAAGTAAGCCTATATCTGAAAACTGGCTAGAAAAACTCATTGGTTCTGTCTCTGATGAGGAGGCTTTTGTGGAAGCTTTAGAATATGGACGTGCTTTTCGTCAGTCTGATAAACCTGTTAATGAGGATGACGATTAA
- a CDS encoding type II toxin-antitoxin system HicA family toxin codes for MIPITSVFYSVVLVQNLVHQPFSTEVSQSILYIFNIVKKDKLIELLKNSPNNVKFSDIRKLLELEGFALDRITGSHHIFKKDETILVIPVHNNRVKSVYIKRVLELIEGEQS; via the coding sequence TTGATACCGATCACATCAGTTTTTTACAGCGTCGTTCTAGTTCAGAATTTAGTCCACCAGCCTTTCAGCACTGAGGTTTCACAAAGTATCCTGTATATTTTCAATATAGTTAAAAAAGATAAATTAATTGAACTATTAAAAAATAGCCCTAATAATGTAAAATTTAGTGATATTCGCAAACTTTTAGAGTTAGAAGGATTTGCACTAGATAGAATTACCGGAAGTCATCATATCTTCAAAAAAGATGAAACAATTTTAGTAATTCCCGTTCATAATAATCGTGTCAAGTCAGTTTATATTAAACGAGTATTAGAGCTAATAGAAGGAGAACAATCATGA
- a CDS encoding type II toxin-antitoxin system HicB family antitoxin produces the protein MNYPIVVYPCDEGGFVAEIPALRGCLAQGETLEETLQELIIVRSLWLETAEKYGQKLPDVESA, from the coding sequence ATGAACTATCCCATAGTCGTTTACCCATGTGATGAAGGTGGTTTTGTGGCTGAAATTCCAGCTTTACGCGGATGTTTAGCACAAGGTGAGACTTTAGAAGAAACGTTACAAGAGTTGATAATTGTCAGAAGTTTATGGTTGGAAACAGCCGAAAAATACGGTCAAAAACTACCAGATGTTGAAAGTGCGTAG
- a CDS encoding DUF433 domain-containing protein → MLALSYPHIEKNENQPARLQRFPRIRVAQIVMDYLAYGWSVEEMCRQHPYLSHAEAHAAMGYYFDHQEEVDQEIREEWEQVQETNNPSVQSPFYSRMKAKGLL, encoded by the coding sequence ATGTTAGCTCTGAGTTACCCACATATCGAAAAAAATGAGAATCAGCCGGCAAGATTACAGCGTTTTCCTCGGATTAGAGTAGCGCAAATCGTTATGGACTATCTTGCTTATGGTTGGTCAGTAGAAGAAATGTGTCGCCAACATCCTTATTTAAGCCACGCTGAAGCTCATGCGGCTATGGGTTATTACTTTGACCACCAAGAAGAGGTTGACCAAGAAATTAGGGAAGAATGGGAACAAGTGCAAGAAACCAATAACCCATCAGTACAATCCCCTTTTTACAGCAGAATGAAAGCAAAAGGACTGCTGTAA
- a CDS encoding DUF5615 family PIN-like protein, with protein sequence MPISLYMDVHVPEAITSQLRRRGIDVLTALEDDTQELPDDKLLERVTELKRVLFTQDILFRVLAETWQIAGKQFSGLIFGHQLGGTIGQFVKDLELIAKASDIEEWINAVEYIPFK encoded by the coding sequence GTGCCTATTTCTCTGTATATGGATGTTCATGTCCCTGAAGCTATTACATCACAATTGCGTCGTCGGGGTATAGATGTTTTAACCGCTTTGGAGGATGATACGCAAGAACTCCCTGATGATAAATTATTAGAGAGAGTGACTGAACTTAAACGAGTCCTATTTACCCAAGACATCCTTTTTCGGGTCTTAGCTGAAACTTGGCAAATAGCAGGAAAACAGTTTTCAGGATTAATTTTTGGACATCAACTGGGTGGCACAATTGGTCAATTCGTTAAAGATTTAGAATTGATAGCAAAGGCTTCAGATATTGAGGAATGGATCAATGCAGTTGAGTATATTCCCTTCAAGTGA
- a CDS encoding type II toxin-antitoxin system HicB family antitoxin, whose amino-acid sequence MKNKEFYVVIERDEDGIYIGEVPQLKACYSQGETIDELMQNIREVIEMCLEELQEDSTTEFIGVHKMVI is encoded by the coding sequence ATGAAAAATAAAGAGTTTTACGTTGTAATTGAACGGGACGAAGACGGAATATATATTGGTGAAGTTCCACAACTTAAAGCTTGCTATAGCCAAGGAGAAACTATTGATGAACTTATGCAAAATATCCGCGAAGTAATTGAAATGTGCCTTGAAGAATTACAAGAAGATTCAACAACCGAGTTTATTGGTGTGCATAAGATGGTGATCTAA
- a CDS encoding type II toxin-antitoxin system HicA family toxin, whose product MAKLPNPTGEELIAALQKIGFCVIRQKGSHVRMKHEDNRVVSIPVHAGKTIGKGLLLKILRDTDLSKDELLDILR is encoded by the coding sequence ATGGCAAAACTACCAAACCCAACGGGAGAAGAACTTATTGCTGCGCTGCAAAAAATAGGATTCTGCGTAATCAGGCAAAAAGGCAGCCATGTACGGATGAAACATGAAGATAATAGAGTTGTTTCTATCCCCGTTCATGCTGGTAAGACAATTGGCAAGGGGCTATTATTAAAAATTCTTCGAGATACGGACTTATCTAAAGATGAATTACTGGATATTTTAAGGTAA
- a CDS encoding type II toxin-antitoxin system VapC family toxin: MSQFIGNAAISAVNLSEVIAKLAEAGIPAEDIRQILGNLNLEVIPFNEEQALKAGMMRPATKSIGLSFSDRACLALGIFLNQPVLTTDRLLGSLSVGREIRVVR, from the coding sequence ATTTCGCAGTTTATTGGCAATGCAGCTATTAGTGCTGTCAACTTATCCGAGGTTATAGCCAAGTTAGCAGAAGCAGGAATCCCGGCAGAAGATATTAGGCAAATTCTTGGCAATCTAAATCTTGAAGTTATTCCTTTTAATGAAGAACAAGCATTGAAGGCTGGAATGATGCGTCCAGCTACTAAATCAATCGGACTTTCATTTAGCGATCGCGCTTGTCTGGCATTAGGTATTTTTCTTAACCAACCTGTTCTCACCACTGATCGCTTATTGGGTAGCCTGAGCGTGGGAAGAGAAATTCGAGTAGTGCGTTAG
- a CDS encoding type II toxin-antitoxin system VapC family toxin: MSEVIVLDTHIWFWFVTQDFARFPTRWREAIETAGQVGVSVVSCYEIALAQHRGRLELPCAANQWFQDALQPTDITLFPLSAEIACRAVELSPIHKDPFDRLIIATALEYKAKLASVDGLFSKYPELETHLMK, encoded by the coding sequence ATGTCTGAAGTAATAGTCCTCGATACCCATATCTGGTTCTGGTTTGTTACTCAAGATTTTGCACGATTTCCAACTCGGTGGAGAGAAGCTATCGAAACGGCTGGACAGGTTGGTGTTTCGGTAGTTTCTTGCTACGAAATTGCATTGGCACAACACCGAGGAAGACTGGAATTACCCTGTGCGGCTAATCAATGGTTTCAGGATGCCTTACAGCCCACAGACATTACATTGTTTCCCTTGAGTGCGGAAATTGCGTGCCGTGCTGTAGAGTTATCTCCAATCCATAAAGATCCATTTGACCGCTTGATTATTGCTACAGCACTGGAATATAAAGCAAAATTAGCCAGTGTTGATGGCTTGTTCTCTAAATATCCTGAACTTGAAACTCATTTAATGAAATAG
- a CDS encoding type II toxin-antitoxin system HicB family antitoxin, which produces MKFNVTLDRDEDGIWIVECPSIPGCVSQGQTREQALNNIEDAIAACLEVRAERGMPLTVETL; this is translated from the coding sequence ATGAAGTTTAATGTCACACTTGACCGAGATGAAGACGGTATTTGGATTGTAGAATGTCCAAGTATTCCTGGGTGTGTCAGTCAAGGTCAAACACGGGAACAAGCCCTGAACAACATTGAGGATGCGATCGCCGCTTGTCTTGAAGTTCGTGCAGAACGAGGTATGCCACTCACCGTAGAGACTCTTTAG
- the rseP gene encoding RIP metalloprotease RseP, whose translation MSILAAIAVLAVLILVHELGHFTAARSQGILVNRFSLGFGPVLWKYQGPQTEYAIRLFPLGGFVGFPDDDPDSDIPPNDPNLLRNRPIFDRAIVISAGVIANLIFAYFLLVTQVSLIGIGQASAPGVLIQQLAPEVSAVATEAGIKPGDVILSADQREFGTALQEIEAFRDIIKNSPGQSVQLEIARGNQRLSVNVVPEDKAAGGSIGIGLAPNGEVVRRPVNNLGTAFNIGATEFQRLVTLTFKGFGQLITNFGETASQVAGPIKIVQIGSNIAQNDTGGLFFFAALISINLAIINILPLPALDGGQLAFLLIEGVRGKPLPNRIQEGVMQTGLVLLLGLGIFLIVKETSQLTSQLDWVQKLFQ comes from the coding sequence ATGTCAATTTTAGCAGCGATCGCAGTCTTGGCTGTTCTGATCTTGGTACACGAGTTGGGACACTTTACCGCAGCTCGTTCACAAGGTATTCTCGTTAACCGCTTTTCTTTAGGATTCGGCCCGGTTCTTTGGAAGTACCAAGGACCACAAACCGAATATGCTATCCGTCTCTTTCCCTTGGGCGGTTTTGTCGGCTTTCCCGACGATGACCCAGATAGCGATATTCCCCCCAATGACCCAAATTTGCTGCGTAACCGTCCCATTTTCGACCGGGCGATTGTCATTAGTGCAGGAGTCATCGCAAATTTAATCTTTGCCTATTTCCTCTTGGTAACTCAGGTGAGTCTCATCGGTATAGGACAAGCTAGCGCACCAGGAGTTTTAATTCAACAGCTAGCACCAGAAGTCAGTGCTGTAGCTACCGAAGCTGGAATAAAACCAGGAGATGTCATCTTATCAGCTGATCAAAGAGAATTTGGTACGGCGCTGCAAGAAATTGAAGCTTTCAGAGACATCATTAAAAATAGTCCAGGTCAGTCTGTGCAACTAGAAATTGCCCGTGGCAACCAAAGGCTGTCAGTCAATGTAGTTCCTGAAGATAAAGCAGCAGGAGGTAGTATTGGTATCGGACTTGCTCCCAATGGTGAAGTTGTTCGCCGTCCAGTTAATAATCTGGGAACAGCCTTTAATATTGGGGCTACCGAATTTCAGCGACTTGTCACCCTAACATTTAAAGGGTTTGGGCAATTAATCACTAATTTCGGCGAAACTGCGAGTCAGGTTGCAGGACCGATTAAAATTGTGCAAATTGGCTCCAATATTGCCCAAAATGATACAGGTGGTCTGTTCTTCTTTGCCGCTTTAATTAGCATTAACTTGGCAATTATCAATATCTTGCCTTTACCAGCTTTAGACGGCGGACAACTGGCATTTTTGTTGATTGAAGGTGTGCGTGGTAAGCCATTACCTAACCGCATTCAAGAAGGTGTGATGCAAACTGGCTTAGTGCTACTTTTAGGATTAGGCATTTTTCTGATTGTCAAAGAAACTAGTCAGTTAACTTCTCAGTTAGATTGGGTGCAAAAATTATTCCAGTGA
- the nth gene encoding endonuclease III, whose amino-acid sequence MGAKIIPVSVSRKSPSQKQRALEILARLQRLYPDATCSLNYSTPVQLLVATILSAQCTDERVNKVTPALFERFPDAASLANADLEELENLVRSTGFYRNKAKNIQGACRMIVSDFDSVVPNQMEQLLQLPGVARKTGNVVLAHAYGINAGVTVDTHVKRLSQRLGLTKFPDPIRIEKDLIKLLPQPDWENWSIRLIYHGRAVCKARSPVCEACDLSDLCPTAGKTL is encoded by the coding sequence TTGGGTGCAAAAATTATTCCAGTGAGTGTTAGCCGAAAATCGCCCTCTCAGAAGCAACGGGCTTTAGAAATTCTCGCCCGTTTGCAGCGTCTTTATCCAGATGCAACTTGCTCTTTGAATTACTCAACGCCAGTCCAACTGCTCGTAGCAACTATTCTCTCCGCCCAGTGTACAGATGAGCGAGTCAATAAAGTCACACCAGCTTTATTTGAGCGGTTTCCTGATGCGGCTAGTTTAGCTAATGCTGACTTAGAAGAGTTAGAAAATTTGGTGCGTTCTACGGGTTTTTATCGTAATAAGGCGAAGAATATTCAAGGGGCTTGTCGGATGATTGTCAGCGATTTTGACTCTGTAGTTCCCAACCAAATGGAGCAATTGTTGCAGCTTCCAGGTGTGGCGCGCAAAACTGGCAATGTCGTTCTAGCTCATGCTTATGGTATTAATGCTGGGGTGACGGTAGATACTCACGTTAAGCGTTTGAGCCAACGCTTGGGTTTAACTAAATTTCCTGACCCGATTCGGATTGAGAAAGATTTAATCAAGTTGTTACCCCAACCAGATTGGGAAAATTGGTCAATTCGGTTGATTTATCACGGTCGTGCTGTTTGTAAAGCCCGTTCTCCTGTCTGTGAGGCTTGTGATCTGAGTGATTTATGCCCCACGGCTGGGAAAACATTGTGA
- the rpsN gene encoding 30S ribosomal protein S14 produces MAKKSMIEREKKRAKLVEKYADKREALLEEFKSAVSPLDKLEVHRKIQQLPRNSAPTRHRNRCWVTGRPRGVYSDFGLSRNVLREWAHQGLLPGVVKSSW; encoded by the coding sequence ATGGCAAAAAAGAGTATGATTGAGCGCGAAAAAAAACGCGCCAAGTTGGTAGAAAAGTACGCTGACAAGCGAGAAGCGTTATTGGAAGAGTTCAAAAGCGCTGTATCTCCTTTGGATAAGTTGGAAGTTCACCGGAAAATTCAACAGCTACCCCGGAATAGTGCGCCGACTCGTCACCGCAATCGCTGCTGGGTAACTGGTCGTCCTAGAGGTGTCTACAGTGACTTTGGGCTATCTCGGAACGTGCTACGGGAATGGGCGCATCAAGGTCTTTTACCTGGTGTGGTCAAGTCTAGCTGGTAG
- the aat gene encoding leucyl/phenylalanyl-tRNA--protein transferase — protein sequence MQYDVAAIIRGYAQGYFLMADDNTGLGWYGSRDRTLIPLDERFHYPKSLQRVLNQERFTVAINRDFQGVVAGCANRETTWISRELQEIYWLLYQNGYAYSFETWQGDELAGGILGLVIGGAFIGESMFYHITEGSKVAMVKLVERLRQKQFVLFDAQMMNPHLERFGAYGIRDDEYQALLQKALQRSCYLM from the coding sequence ATGCAATATGATGTCGCTGCTATTATTCGGGGTTATGCTCAAGGTTATTTTCTCATGGCTGATGATAATACAGGCCTGGGATGGTACGGAAGTCGCGATCGCACTTTGATTCCTTTGGATGAGCGATTTCACTACCCGAAGTCGTTACAGCGTGTTCTCAATCAAGAGCGTTTTACTGTGGCGATTAACCGTGACTTTCAGGGTGTGGTGGCTGGATGTGCTAATCGCGAAACTACTTGGATTTCACGAGAATTACAAGAGATTTACTGGTTACTTTACCAGAATGGTTACGCCTATAGTTTTGAAACTTGGCAAGGTGATGAACTGGCTGGGGGTATTTTAGGGCTGGTGATTGGCGGTGCTTTTATTGGTGAGTCGATGTTTTACCACATTACTGAAGGCTCCAAAGTAGCTATGGTTAAGTTGGTGGAAAGGTTACGCCAAAAGCAATTTGTACTATTTGATGCCCAAATGATGAATCCCCATTTAGAAAGATTTGGCGCTTATGGGATTAGGGATGATGAGTATCAAGCCTTACTTCAAAAGGCGTTGCAACGTAGTTGTTATTTAATGTAA
- a CDS encoding DUF433 domain-containing protein yields MKRNADLQQRIEETLQQAEQILEEMPDLEADDLKAALEILQTSEPLVEIRGD; encoded by the coding sequence GTGAAGCGAAACGCTGACCTCCAGCAACGCATTGAAGAAACTCTTCAACAAGCTGAACAGATACTGGAAGAAATGCCTGATCTTGAGGCAGATGATCTCAAAGCTGCACTAGAAATTTTGCAAACAAGCGAACCATTAGTTGAAATCCGTGGCGATTAG
- a CDS encoding type II toxin-antitoxin system RelE/ParE family toxin, translating to MTFQVEITSIAEAQIEQAYGWYRERNPEFADRWFRALMNAIATLQENPRRCNLAVEHDIFPEEVRQLLYGKSKNIYRLLFTIRDTTVDILYVCHSAQAPLTLDDLEKL from the coding sequence ATGACATTTCAGGTTGAGATTACTTCCATTGCAGAAGCTCAAATTGAGCAAGCCTATGGCTGGTATCGAGAACGTAATCCAGAATTTGCTGATCGTTGGTTTCGAGCATTGATGAATGCTATTGCTACTCTACAAGAGAACCCCCGACGCTGTAACTTAGCAGTTGAACACGATATTTTTCCAGAGGAAGTCCGCCAACTTCTGTATGGAAAATCCAAAAACATCTACCGATTGCTGTTTACGATTCGAGATACGACAGTTGATATTTTGTACGTGTGCCATAGCGCCCAAGCACCACTGACGCTAGACGACTTAGAGAAACTATAA
- a CDS encoding DUF3598 family protein produces the protein MTTQWESLLQNLGEWQGSFTRFSPKGELLEDIKSVVSLSGLNNNQTIRQIVSRQGQEDLVLEYSSVAKTTLFFANGAFSQGSIQLAPFTEFGAELGLIHENRRLRLVQIFNKTGQLDKITLIREHLAGTEPVERPSLQIDDLLGEWQGEAVTIYPDWSSPDNYSTNLKLQLDDTGRLIQSLTFGERTITSTGTIQGSTINFDQNPQKQVQVLLLPDGASVTSPLQVQLRQPLFLEVGWLIQPNFRQRMVRSYNDKGEWLSLTLVTEEKV, from the coding sequence ATGACAACTCAGTGGGAATCTTTACTGCAAAATCTCGGTGAATGGCAAGGTTCATTTACCCGATTCTCACCCAAGGGCGAACTTTTAGAAGATATTAAAAGTGTAGTTTCTTTGTCAGGGTTAAATAATAACCAAACTATCCGCCAGATTGTCAGCCGCCAAGGACAAGAAGATTTAGTTTTAGAATACAGTTCTGTGGCTAAGACTACGCTGTTTTTTGCCAATGGTGCTTTTTCCCAAGGTTCAATTCAGTTAGCGCCTTTTACAGAATTTGGGGCGGAACTCGGTTTAATTCACGAAAATCGCCGCCTACGCTTGGTGCAAATATTTAATAAAACTGGTCAGTTAGATAAAATAACTCTGATTCGCGAACATTTAGCCGGAACTGAACCAGTAGAACGCCCATCGTTACAAATAGATGACTTATTGGGAGAATGGCAAGGTGAAGCTGTAACGATATATCCTGATTGGTCTTCCCCAGATAATTACTCTACCAATTTAAAATTACAATTAGATGATACTGGGCGATTAATTCAAAGTTTAACTTTTGGAGAGCGGACAATTACTTCCACTGGTACTATCCAAGGTTCAACTATTAACTTTGATCAAAATCCTCAAAAGCAGGTTCAAGTATTACTCCTCCCTGATGGTGCTTCTGTGACATCTCCATTACAGGTACAGTTGCGTCAACCTTTATTTTTAGAAGTTGGTTGGTTAATTCAGCCTAACTTCCGCCAACGCATGGTTCGCAGCTACAACGATAAAGGCGAATGGTTGAGTCTAACATTAGTTACAGAAGAAAAAGTGTAA
- a CDS encoding ABC transporter permease: MFKFLTKLDYLLKETFLGLLRGGWMNWAAISTVTVLLFLFGLSLQTSWQVEKLLNQFGSQLEVSVYLDPDTPARNIEPLVAQMSDVVAMQTITKEQAWTKLVQELGISNIDGATQQLGDNPLVDEIKVKARNSEVVPNLATELVKIRGVESVQYIDEAVKRIAQLHRGLNWMTLTITIILTLTAIAVTTTTIRLIVMARRREIEIMQLVGATSAWIYLPFILQGITFGLVGGAIAWSFISLIQQFISRTLANQPDFIQFITNGLQLSTAQVLLLPLILLSFGAVVGLMGSLFAVRRFAKN; the protein is encoded by the coding sequence GTGTTTAAATTTCTGACAAAACTCGACTATCTGCTCAAAGAAACTTTCCTCGGTTTGCTGCGGGGCGGTTGGATGAATTGGGCGGCTATTAGTACCGTCACAGTGTTACTATTTTTGTTTGGCTTGAGTTTACAAACTTCGTGGCAAGTAGAAAAACTCCTGAATCAGTTCGGTAGCCAGTTAGAAGTTTCAGTTTATCTCGATCCAGATACACCAGCCCGCAACATTGAGCCACTTGTAGCGCAAATGTCGGATGTAGTAGCGATGCAAACTATTACGAAAGAACAAGCTTGGACGAAGTTAGTTCAGGAATTAGGCATTTCCAATATTGATGGTGCGACTCAACAGTTAGGGGATAATCCTCTAGTGGATGAGATTAAGGTAAAAGCTCGTAATTCTGAGGTTGTGCCAAATTTAGCCACCGAACTGGTGAAAATCCGGGGTGTGGAAAGTGTGCAGTATATAGATGAAGCCGTCAAACGCATTGCCCAGTTGCACCGGGGTTTAAACTGGATGACGTTGACGATTACAATTATCTTGACTTTAACTGCGATCGCGGTAACTACTACCACTATTCGCCTGATTGTCATGGCGCGACGGCGAGAAATTGAAATTATGCAACTGGTAGGGGCGACATCTGCTTGGATTTATCTCCCGTTTATTTTACAGGGAATTACCTTCGGTTTAGTTGGCGGTGCGATCGCTTGGAGTTTCATTTCCTTAATCCAACAGTTTATCAGCCGGACTTTAGCGAATCAACCAGATTTTATCCAATTTATTACCAACGGTTTGCAACTTAGTACCGCACAGGTTTTACTATTGCCTTTAATTCTGTTAAGTTTCGGTGCAGTGGTAGGATTAATGGGCAGCTTGTTTGCTGTGCGGCGGTTTGCGAAGAATTAA
- the def gene encoding peptide deformylase translates to MPSEIAVEKKKLKNPPLTLHYLGDRVLRQDAKRIAKVDDEIRQLVREMLQTMYSSDGIGLAAPQVGIHKQLIVIDCEPDNPDHPPLVLINPTIKQMSREVCVAQEGCLSIPNVYLDVKRPESVEIAYKDEYGRPKTLKANDLLARCIQHEMDHLKGVVFVDRVDNSLTLAQELSKNGFSYQAVKPVA, encoded by the coding sequence ATGCCCTCTGAAATTGCTGTCGAGAAAAAAAAGTTAAAAAATCCGCCCTTGACACTTCACTATCTAGGCGATCGCGTGCTGCGTCAAGATGCAAAACGGATTGCGAAAGTAGACGATGAAATTCGTCAACTGGTACGGGAAATGCTGCAAACTATGTACAGTAGCGATGGCATTGGTTTGGCTGCACCTCAAGTGGGAATTCATAAACAACTGATTGTCATTGATTGCGAACCAGATAACCCAGACCATCCGCCACTGGTATTGATTAACCCCACCATTAAACAGATGAGCAGGGAAGTCTGCGTTGCCCAAGAAGGCTGTTTAAGCATTCCTAATGTTTATTTAGACGTAAAGCGTCCCGAATCCGTAGAAATTGCCTATAAAGATGAATACGGCCGTCCCAAAACCCTCAAAGCTAACGATTTACTTGCACGCTGCATTCAGCATGAAATGGATCACCTCAAAGGCGTGGTATTTGTAGATCGTGTGGATAATTCCTTGACTTTGGCTCAGGAGTTATCTAAGAATGGCTTCTCGTATCAAGCCGTGAAACCAGTAGCATAG
- a CDS encoding PD-(D/E)XK nuclease family protein: MLSETNQLLRLSQGHLNLLEACPRKFQHTYLDQLNSPLNPEHEEHQTLGSQFHLLMQQREMGLPIGSFLEADTQLQNWMSGFTNAAPEILTPTDSQTFRESEHYRILQVQDYLLTVVYDLFIADSQQAQILDWKTYPKPQNKRKLEQNWQTRLYLYVLAETSAYLPKNISMTYWFVQSEGKPQSITFNYNLTQHQQTEKELNQLLNKLTNWLEDYQRNQLFPQVPENSKTCNYCHFAAHCARTQASEEYQQNYLPNLANIPEVSL; encoded by the coding sequence ATGCTGTCAGAAACAAATCAACTATTACGCCTATCACAGGGACATCTCAACTTACTAGAAGCGTGTCCGCGTAAATTCCAACACACCTACTTAGATCAACTCAACTCCCCCTTAAATCCCGAACACGAAGAACATCAGACTTTGGGTAGCCAGTTTCACCTGCTAATGCAGCAGCGAGAAATGGGTTTACCAATTGGTAGTTTCCTGGAAGCGGATACTCAACTACAAAACTGGATGTCAGGTTTCACCAATGCAGCCCCAGAGATTCTAACGCCAACCGACTCCCAAACTTTCCGTGAAAGCGAACATTACCGCATCCTGCAAGTTCAAGACTATTTGCTGACGGTTGTTTATGATTTATTCATAGCAGATAGCCAGCAAGCCCAAATTCTTGACTGGAAAACTTACCCTAAACCCCAAAATAAACGCAAATTAGAACAGAATTGGCAAACACGTCTTTACTTGTATGTATTAGCTGAAACTAGCGCCTATTTGCCCAAAAATATTTCTATGACTTACTGGTTTGTCCAATCTGAAGGTAAACCGCAAAGTATTACATTTAATTACAATTTGACCCAGCATCAGCAGACAGAAAAGGAACTTAATCAACTGTTGAATAAATTAACCAATTGGTTAGAAGATTACCAAAGAAATCAACTATTTCCCCAAGTGCCGGAAAATAGTAAAACTTGTAATTATTGTCATTTTGCGGCACATTGCGCTCGCACACAAGCCAGCGAAGAATATCAGCAGAATTATTTACCAAATCTTGCCAATATTCCAGAAGTATCCCTTTGA
- a CDS encoding GNAT family N-acetyltransferase, whose amino-acid sequence MKSFDETDLIYVRELGIDDISPVYHLGEQLFTSDLYPYLYRTWDEWEVIGLYNTDPEYCLVAETDGELAGFILGTIITKASWTYGYILWLAVNPKFQRRGVADKLVDKAIARMIEDGARFMLVDTDPTNNPAVKFFNRKGFGNIRQHIFLSMNLSKHEHYGRLIDYEHQKAERAGYRRTRPAIRTRKSEGVANEIILNPLVNETQINDE is encoded by the coding sequence ATGAAAAGCTTTGATGAAACTGATTTGATTTATGTTCGCGAATTAGGGATAGATGATATTTCACCCGTTTACCACTTGGGAGAACAGTTATTTACTAGTGATTTATATCCTTACTTATATCGTACCTGGGACGAATGGGAAGTGATTGGACTGTATAATACAGATCCAGAATATTGTCTAGTTGCGGAAACAGATGGAGAATTAGCCGGATTTATTTTAGGAACCATCATCACCAAAGCATCCTGGACTTATGGTTACATATTGTGGCTAGCTGTGAATCCGAAATTTCAGCGCCGGGGAGTAGCAGATAAGTTAGTTGATAAAGCGATCGCGCGGATGATTGAAGACGGGGCGCGATTCATGCTAGTCGATACAGATCCCACGAATAATCCAGCCGTCAAATTTTTTAACCGCAAAGGGTTTGGAAATATCCGCCAGCACATTTTCTTGTCGATGAATTTAAGCAAGCATGAACATTATGGCAGACTAATTGATTACGAACATCAAAAAGCCGAAAGAGCCGGTTACAGGCGAACCCGTCCAGCAATTCGCACCCGTAAATCTGAAGGAGTTGCTAACGAAATAATTCTCAATCCCCTAGTAAATGAAACTCAGATAAATGATGAATAA